A genomic stretch from Alosa sapidissima isolate fAloSap1 chromosome 3, fAloSap1.pri, whole genome shotgun sequence includes:
- the aldoab gene encoding aldolase a, fructose-bisphosphate, b encodes MPHAYPFLSPEQKKELSDIAKKIVAPGKGILAADESTGSVAKRFQSINTENTEENRRLYRQLLFTADKEIDHCIGGVILFHETLYQKADSGKTFAQVIKDRGWVVGIKVDKGVVPLAGTNGETTTQGLDGLYERCAQYKKDGADFAKWRCVLKITPTTPSSLAIKENCNVLARYASICQMHGIVPIVEPEILPDGDHDLKRCQYVTEKVLAAMYKALSEHHVYLEGTLLKPNMVTAGHSCSHKYTSQEIAMATVTALRRTVPPAVPGITFLSGGQSEEEASINLNSMNKCPLHRPWAVSFSYGRALQASALKAWGGKKENAKACQAELIKRAHANSKASIGKYEGGGAGAAAGESLFVENHAY; translated from the exons ATGCCTCACGCCTACCCTTTCCTGAGCCCTGAGCAGAAGAAGGAGCTCTCTGACATTGCTAAGAAGATCGTTGCCCCTGGCAAGGGCATCCTCGCTGCCGATGAgtccacag GCAGCGTTGCTAAGCGCTTCCAGAGCATcaacacagagaacacagaGGAAAACAGGAGGCTGTACCGCCAGCTCCTCTTCACTGCGGACAAGGAGATCGACCACTGCATCGGCGGCGTCATCCTCTTCCACGAGACCCTCTACCAGAAGGCCGACAGTGGCAAGACCTTCGCTCAGGTCATCAAGGACAG GGGCTGGGTCGTGGGCATCAAGGTTGACAAAGGTGTCGTTCCCCTGGCTGGAACCAACGGAGAGACCACAACCCAGG GTCTGGACGGTCTGTACGAGCGTTGCGCCCAGTACAAGAAGGATGGTGCTGACTTTGCCAAGTGGCGCTGTGTGCTGAAgatcacccccaccaccccctccagCCTCGCCATCAAGGAGAACTGCAACGTGCTCGCCCGCTACGCTAGCATCTGCCAGATG CACGGTATTGTGCCCATTGTTGAGCCTGAGATTCTCCCCGATGGTGACCACGACCTGAAGAGATGCCAGTACGTCACAGAGAAG GTCCTGGCTGCCATGTACAAGGCCCTGTCTGAGCACCACGTGTACCTGGAGGGCACTCTGCTAAAGCCCAACATGGTCACCGCCGGACACTCCTGCTCCCACAAGTACACCTCCCAGGAGATCGCCATGGCAACAGTCACCGCCCTGCGCCGCACTGTGCCCCCCGCAGTCCCAG GCATCACTTTCCTGTCTGGAGGTCAGAGTGAGGAGGAGGCCTCTATCAACCTGAACTCCATGAACAAGTGTCCTCTGCACAGACCCTGGGCGGTCAGCTTCTCCTACGGCCGCGCCCTGCAGGCGTCTGCACTCAAAGCCTGGGGCGGCAAGAAGGAGAATGCCAAGGCCTGCCAGGCTGAGCTCATCAAGAGAGCCCAT GCCAACAGCAAGGCTTCCATTGGCAAGTACGAGGGAGGTGGAGCAGGTGCCGCTGCCGGCGAGTCCCTCTTCGTGGAAAACCACGCCTACTAG